The Halobacteriovorax sp. DA5 genome contains a region encoding:
- a CDS encoding AMP-binding protein, with amino-acid sequence MKKIEDIRQELGYEGIPINGCHYLDSHFRNNLEKRCLIYQNKDQNYGEFMSQVGAWIKTLSDAGIKKGDRVIVLIPLRLELYQIMVALFYMGSVVVSIDSTMPKDKLKQAIEDANAQGIISVKELLKWTPLIPALWKMKRFTFDQNCLFTKTLTSIRAQDNLNFSQTPIEQDAQTLISFTTGSTGRPKAANRSLDIFLSQKIVSEYFWLHKEDEVDMPFFPTLVLQNLGLGITTIFPDIDYRKLAEFDASRVIAQMNQYGVTRFSANPMIIKRLADYLASNDIKIPSLRSIIIGGAEISTKHASFVKEQFDRACSLVEIHIIYGSTEVEPISFVPIEEYISNKKVGLKLGHIIEVLDTKIDKVANGFDFQEGVVWGEIYLSGPHVIKEYIDNHPANKTTKRWDEQGRLWHLTGDVGYVSGGQIYLLGRLKDCLKVNGKLVPTFHYENELARIDGVQRAALVQVNDTILCLVEGEVKIKEHISEILNDWNLGEALVEFGRVPVDSRHFSRVDRNAIRESIQHK; translated from the coding sequence ATGAAAAAAATTGAAGATATAAGGCAAGAACTGGGTTACGAAGGTATACCGATAAATGGATGTCACTACCTGGATTCTCACTTTCGAAATAATTTAGAAAAGCGATGCTTGATCTATCAAAATAAAGATCAGAACTATGGCGAGTTTATGTCTCAGGTTGGGGCATGGATAAAGACATTATCTGATGCTGGAATAAAGAAAGGGGATCGAGTTATCGTACTCATTCCATTGCGACTGGAGCTTTATCAGATAATGGTGGCATTGTTCTATATGGGATCAGTTGTCGTCTCAATTGATTCTACTATGCCAAAGGATAAACTTAAGCAGGCCATTGAAGATGCAAATGCTCAAGGGATCATCTCAGTTAAAGAGCTTTTAAAATGGACGCCTTTAATTCCTGCTCTGTGGAAAATGAAGCGCTTTACGTTTGATCAAAATTGTCTTTTTACTAAAACTTTAACAAGTATTAGAGCGCAAGATAATCTTAATTTCTCGCAAACACCAATTGAGCAAGATGCTCAGACACTTATTTCTTTTACAACTGGCTCTACTGGAAGACCTAAGGCTGCAAATCGAAGTCTTGATATCTTTTTATCACAAAAGATTGTCTCAGAATATTTTTGGCTACATAAAGAAGATGAAGTTGATATGCCATTTTTCCCAACTCTTGTTCTACAAAACTTGGGCCTTGGAATCACCACAATTTTCCCAGATATCGACTATCGTAAATTAGCTGAGTTTGATGCTTCAAGGGTTATTGCGCAAATGAATCAATATGGTGTCACACGATTTAGTGCTAATCCAATGATTATCAAAAGACTTGCTGATTACCTTGCATCAAATGATATCAAAATTCCATCGTTAAGAAGTATTATTATTGGTGGTGCTGAAATATCGACAAAGCATGCAAGTTTTGTGAAGGAACAATTCGATAGGGCCTGTTCGTTGGTTGAGATTCATATTATCTATGGCTCTACTGAAGTTGAGCCCATTAGTTTTGTTCCAATTGAAGAGTATATTTCAAATAAGAAAGTTGGACTTAAGTTGGGGCATATCATTGAAGTTTTAGATACTAAGATTGATAAGGTCGCTAATGGTTTTGATTTTCAGGAAGGAGTCGTTTGGGGAGAAATCTATCTAAGTGGACCTCATGTTATTAAAGAGTATATTGATAATCATCCAGCCAATAAAACGACTAAGAGATGGGATGAACAGGGAAGACTTTGGCACCTCACTGGTGATGTTGGATATGTGAGTGGGGGACAGATTTATCTTCTTGGGCGACTCAAAGATTGTTTAAAGGTTAATGGCAAGCTCGTTCCAACATTTCACTATGAGAATGAATTGGCCCGTATTGATGGTGTTCAAAGAGCAGCTCTAGTTCAAGTCAATGATACGATATTGTGTCTCGTTGAGGGTGAAGTTAAGATAAAAGAACATATTAGTGAAATCTTAAATGATTGGAATCTTGGTGAAGCGCTTGTTGAATTTGGCCGAGTTCCTGTTGATTCAAGGCATTTTTCTCGAGTTGACCGAAATGCCATAAGAGAAAGTATCCAGCACAAGTAG
- a CDS encoding phosphatase domain-containing protein → MKTRKMKSVILVLMLNLLASATLAFTKDSGKTILISDIDDTIKVGHIRSKVDAVSNAYRTNNIFLGMADLYHIIKNRLDADVFYLTNAPEEVMAWSHNELLKNGNFPEGSLEIRPFKVSSKVFKAQRLQELIAENRPDTVILVGDNGEHDNSFYNGIKQTYPGIKFHTFIRAAYNFDESNELYKGQASFVTPFEIADTLYQRKVLERSDSKELLDKHLQNYMEEYLLRDKGQLYTPHWQRCYGHEVNSGSSLFSTLPKELTKKISILCRNYDN, encoded by the coding sequence ATGAAAACAAGAAAGATGAAATCAGTAATCCTAGTATTAATGTTAAACCTCTTAGCTTCGGCAACACTAGCTTTTACTAAAGATAGTGGGAAGACGATTCTAATTTCAGATATCGACGACACAATTAAAGTTGGCCATATCAGATCAAAAGTCGATGCCGTTTCAAACGCCTACCGCACAAATAATATTTTCCTTGGCATGGCCGACCTTTATCACATCATAAAGAATCGCCTTGATGCAGATGTTTTTTATCTAACAAATGCGCCAGAGGAAGTGATGGCATGGTCGCACAATGAACTCCTTAAAAACGGAAACTTCCCAGAGGGAAGCTTGGAAATTAGACCTTTTAAAGTATCGAGCAAGGTATTTAAAGCGCAAAGACTTCAAGAGCTAATCGCTGAGAATAGACCTGATACAGTTATCCTAGTTGGTGATAACGGAGAACACGATAACTCTTTCTATAATGGTATCAAACAGACTTATCCAGGAATTAAGTTTCATACTTTTATACGTGCTGCCTACAACTTTGATGAATCAAATGAACTATACAAAGGTCAAGCAAGTTTTGTTACACCATTTGAAATCGCAGATACTCTTTATCAGAGAAAAGTTTTAGAAAGATCTGATTCGAAAGAGCTCTTAGATAAGCATCTTCAAAATTATATGGAAGAGTACCTTTTAAGAGATAAAGGACAACTTTATACTCCTCACTGGCAAAGATGTTATGGACACGAAGTAAATAGCGGATCAAGCCTATTTTCAACACTACCTAAAGAACTGACAAAGAAGATCTCAATTCTTTGTCGAAATTACGATAACTAG